A genomic region of Candidatus Micrarchaeota archaeon contains the following coding sequences:
- the asnS gene encoding asparagine--tRNA ligase — translation MDIFGKEYIDRVYRIIKGERFIHTDSLAENVGKDVWLRGWVYRIRSSSNYVFVILRDVNGIVQCIVTKNEVDRDTWERANGLYIESSFLVKGEVVKDERAPTGYEIHVKELYPVCVGEPFPISKDLSTEFLLDVRHLWVRSRRLTDIFKVRHYTLIYLREFFNKEGFFEIPPPIITKNACEGGSQVFQVDYFGEPAYLSESGQLYAEAFIYSHEKVYLYAPSFRAERSRTVRHLAEYWHLEPEAAWMFHDDNIRLQERMIEHVIRRLVENHGPLLEKLGRSPDSLKEIRAPFPRITYDEMVDVLNKKGLRFKWGDDPGADEEKALTQDYDVPLVIERYPRDTKAFYMKVDPDDERYVLNDDVLAPQGHGEIIGGSERIWDLEELIDSMKRFGLDPENPAYKWYVDLRRYGSVPHSGFGLGIERFLKWILNLDHIRDAIAFPRTINRVYP, via the coding sequence ATGGACATCTTCGGTAAGGAATACATCGATAGGGTGTACAGAATCATCAAAGGAGAACGGTTTATCCATACCGATTCGTTGGCAGAGAACGTAGGCAAAGATGTTTGGCTTAGGGGTTGGGTCTACAGGATAAGGTCATCTTCAAACTATGTGTTCGTCATACTACGCGACGTTAACGGTATCGTTCAATGCATAGTTACAAAGAACGAAGTGGACAGAGATACTTGGGAACGTGCGAACGGGCTTTACATCGAAAGTTCTTTCCTGGTGAAAGGAGAAGTAGTCAAAGACGAGAGAGCACCTACTGGTTACGAGATTCATGTGAAAGAGTTGTATCCGGTATGCGTCGGCGAACCGTTCCCGATCAGCAAAGATCTATCAACAGAATTTCTCCTCGATGTTAGACACCTATGGGTCAGGTCCAGAAGGCTCACCGACATCTTCAAAGTCAGACATTACACGTTAATCTATCTGAGAGAGTTCTTCAATAAAGAAGGGTTTTTTGAGATCCCGCCACCGATAATAACGAAGAATGCCTGTGAAGGAGGGTCGCAGGTGTTTCAGGTTGACTATTTCGGTGAACCTGCATACTTGAGCGAGAGCGGACAGTTGTACGCTGAAGCATTCATATATTCGCACGAAAAGGTGTATCTGTACGCGCCGTCTTTTCGCGCGGAACGTTCCAGAACGGTCAGACATCTTGCAGAGTACTGGCATCTCGAACCCGAAGCCGCTTGGATGTTTCACGACGATAACATACGACTCCAGGAAAGGATGATAGAACATGTCATCAGAAGATTGGTCGAGAACCATGGTCCATTGCTCGAAAAGTTGGGACGAAGTCCTGACTCGCTTAAAGAGATAAGGGCACCGTTTCCCAGAATAACCTATGACGAAATGGTGGATGTTCTCAACAAAAAAGGGTTAAGGTTTAAGTGGGGGGATGACCCGGGAGCGGATGAAGAGAAGGCGCTCACTCAAGACTACGATGTTCCTCTGGTTATTGAAAGGTATCCGAGAGATACTAAAGCGTTCTACATGAAGGTCGACCCAGATGACGAACGTTACGTACTGAACGATGACGTACTCGCGCCGCAAGGGCACGGTGAAATCATCGGAGGTTCTGAAAGAATCTGGGACCTGGAAGAGTTGATCGATTCGATGAAACGGTTCGGTCTCGACCCTGAGAACCCTGCCTATAAATGGTATGTTGATTTACGGAGATACGGTTCCGTACCGCACAGCGGATTCGGTCTTGGGATAGAAAGGTTTCTGAAATGGATACTTAACCTTGACCATATTCGAGACGCGATAGCCTTTCCGCGAACGATAAACAGAGTTTATCCTTGA